A genomic segment from Vicinamibacteria bacterium encodes:
- a CDS encoding RNA-binding protein, which produces MANIYVGNCSFDVTEQQLRDAFAAYGEVSSVNVITDRDTGRPRGFAFVEMSETAAAQAAIRGLNGKELGGRALNVNEARPRTGGGGGGGGGRGGGRRW; this is translated from the coding sequence ATGGCTAACATCTATGTAGGTAATTGTTCTTTCGACGTCACCGAGCAGCAGCTCAGAGACGCCTTTGCGGCCTACGGCGAGGTGAGCAGTGTCAACGTCATCACCGATCGTGATACCGGTCGTCCGCGTGGGTTCGCATTCGTCGAGATGTCCGAAACTGCAGCCGCGCAAGCGGCCATCCGAGGCCTCAATGGAAAAGAGCTCGGCGGGCGTGCCCTGAACGTCAACGAAGCCAGGCCCAGGACCGGCGGCGGTGGCGGCGGCGGCGGCGGACGCGGCGGCGGACGGCGCTGGTAA
- a CDS encoding RNA-binding protein produces MKLYVGNLPYKMSEQSLRNLFSRHGQVESIWMGNTRVGSPHGYGFVHMADGPTAEKAITSLDGLEFEGKPITVHRARD; encoded by the coding sequence ATGAAACTCTACGTGGGGAACCTTCCTTACAAGATGTCTGAGCAATCCCTACGCAATCTGTTCTCGCGGCACGGACAGGTAGAGTCCATCTGGATGGGAAACACTCGTGTAGGCTCTCCTCACGGCTATGGTTTCGTTCATATGGCGGACGGTCCGACTGCCGAGAAGGCCATCACGTCACTCGATGGCCTCGAGTTCGAGGGAAAGCCGATCACGGTCCACAGAGCAAGAGACTGA
- a CDS encoding SRPBCC domain-containing protein: MGGSIRWKLHIPAPPSKVYEALNSDEGRASFWAESAREVDGVIHFEFINGMSYRSRILERKADSVFAVDYFGGVARFELAPDGKRGTDVTLTHTDVRPEDWNEVHAGWLNVLFPLKAWIAFGIDLRNHDRERLWDDGFVDQ, from the coding sequence GTGGGCGGCTCGATTCGGTGGAAGCTCCATATACCGGCACCGCCGTCGAAGGTCTACGAAGCGTTGAACAGCGACGAGGGGCGCGCCTCCTTTTGGGCCGAGTCGGCCCGTGAGGTAGACGGCGTGATTCATTTCGAGTTCATCAACGGCATGAGCTACCGGAGCCGGATCCTCGAGCGAAAGGCGGACTCCGTCTTCGCCGTCGACTATTTCGGCGGTGTCGCCCGCTTCGAGCTGGCGCCCGACGGAAAACGTGGCACGGACGTAACGCTCACCCACACCGATGTCCGTCCCGAGGACTGGAACGAGGTGCACGCCGGCTGGCTGAACGTTCTCTTTCCCCTGAAGGCATGGATTGCTTTCGGCATCGACCTTCGCAACCACGATCGAGAGCGGCTCTGGGACGATGGCTTCGTCGACCAGTGA